A single region of the Agromyces sp. Leaf222 genome encodes:
- a CDS encoding multidrug efflux SMR transporter: MAWIVLIASGVLEAVWATALGRSEGFTKLWPSIVFGVALVASMGGLAFAMRDISTGTAYAVWVGIGAALTVVWAMITGDTDVSWAKVALLIGLVGCVVGLKFVDAGGH; the protein is encoded by the coding sequence ATGGCTTGGATCGTCCTCATCGCGTCCGGTGTCCTCGAGGCCGTCTGGGCCACCGCCCTCGGTCGTTCGGAGGGCTTCACGAAGCTCTGGCCGTCGATCGTCTTCGGCGTCGCCCTCGTGGCTTCGATGGGCGGCCTCGCCTTCGCCATGCGCGACATCTCGACCGGCACCGCCTACGCCGTGTGGGTCGGCATCGGCGCGGCCCTGACCGTCGTGTGGGCGATGATCACGGGCGACACGGACGTCTCGTGGGCGAAGGTCGCGCTGCTCATCGGCCTGGTCGGCTGCGTCGTGGGCCTGAAGTTCGTCGACGCCGGCGGCCATTAG
- a CDS encoding helix-turn-helix transcriptional regulator yields MVKPTRVTNAIRGLRFAHGEMTQADLAGRIGVTRQTVIAIEQGRYSPSLELAFQIARVFGVPLDDVFQYPEGE; encoded by the coding sequence ATGGTGAAGCCCACGCGCGTGACCAACGCCATCCGCGGACTGCGGTTCGCCCACGGCGAGATGACCCAGGCCGACCTTGCTGGTCGCATCGGGGTCACCCGCCAGACCGTCATCGCCATCGAGCAGGGCCGGTACTCGCCGTCGCTGGAACTGGCCTTCCAGATCGCGCGGGTCTTCGGGGTGCCGCTCGACGACGTCTTCCAGTACCCCGAAGGGGAGTGA
- a CDS encoding NAD(P)-dependent alcohol dehydrogenase, with protein sequence MNETQPETDAAGRPTTTAMRAVAQHRYGGPDVLALETVTAPVPKPDEVLVAVHAVDVASGDVRVMRGEPKLMRAFFGFRRPRVPTVGRDIAGTVAAVGSAVTGFAVGDRVCGEVSQGGWAEVAVLPGRFAVRVPDDIRFEDAATLPVSAGTALQGLRLAGIDPAQPVDASGDRHRLLVIGASGGVGGFAVQLAALAGWEVVGVASRAKADHVRALGAHRVLDHGGPWADAEPDGGYDAVFDLAGAQSLSRLARLTRRGGTVVLSAGGGDGLLGPIPRLLGAMLRGPFMRASLKPLAAARSAEDLEALMALLADGRLRPMIDRVVPLADVQSAVRAYLAGEIRGKLVLSVR encoded by the coding sequence ATGAACGAGACGCAGCCTGAGACGGATGCCGCCGGGCGGCCCACCACGACCGCCATGCGGGCGGTCGCCCAGCACCGCTACGGCGGGCCGGACGTGCTCGCGCTCGAGACCGTGACGGCGCCCGTGCCGAAGCCCGACGAGGTGCTCGTCGCCGTGCACGCCGTCGACGTCGCCTCGGGCGACGTGCGGGTCATGCGCGGCGAGCCGAAGCTCATGCGGGCGTTCTTCGGATTCCGGAGGCCCCGCGTGCCGACGGTCGGCCGCGACATCGCCGGCACGGTCGCGGCGGTCGGGTCAGCGGTGACCGGGTTCGCCGTCGGCGACCGCGTCTGCGGCGAGGTGTCGCAGGGCGGCTGGGCCGAGGTCGCGGTGCTGCCCGGGCGGTTCGCGGTGCGAGTGCCCGACGATATCCGGTTCGAGGATGCCGCGACCCTTCCGGTCTCGGCCGGCACCGCGCTCCAGGGCTTGCGGCTCGCGGGCATCGACCCCGCGCAGCCGGTCGACGCGTCGGGCGACCGCCATCGCCTGCTCGTCATCGGCGCCTCGGGCGGCGTCGGGGGATTCGCGGTGCAACTCGCCGCGCTCGCCGGCTGGGAGGTCGTGGGGGTCGCCAGCCGGGCGAAGGCCGATCACGTGCGCGCGCTCGGCGCCCACCGCGTGCTCGACCACGGCGGCCCCTGGGCGGACGCCGAGCCCGACGGAGGCTACGACGCCGTGTTCGACCTCGCGGGCGCCCAGTCGCTGAGTCGCCTCGCCCGACTCACGCGGCGCGGCGGCACCGTCGTGCTCTCGGCCGGCGGCGGCGACGGTCTGCTCGGACCGATCCCGCGGCTGCTCGGGGCGATGCTGCGCGGGCCGTTCATGCGCGCGTCGCTGAAGCCCCTCGCGGCAGCCCGCAGCGCCGAAGACCTCGAGGCGCTCATGGCGCTGCTCGCCGACGGTCGCCTCCGCCCGATGATCGACCGCGTCGTGCCGCTCGCCGACGTCCAGAGCGCGGTGCGCGCCTACCTGGCCGGCGAGATCCGCGGCAAGCTCGTGCTCTCGGTGCGCTGA
- a CDS encoding alpha/beta fold hydrolase, which yields MRFRTLAGILVVAIALSGCSAAMPGAPLDPAERSTPPNGTRSGLVTIGGGREVFLSCRGSGSPTVVFISGTGGGADEWSTLPGAGADAPSSPPESTHAAVPVFAAVAESTRVCAYDRPGVALEDGSPTTTTPVPQPTTAQQGVDDLDAVLAASDETGPFVLVGASWGGLIAQLFARTHPDATVGLVLVDSASIHLEQTLSPEQWQAWMAAIEGARSGDAESPAYEPTMVEFRGARPSPSVPAVVLSSDEPWDLHVTPGESTWPAWLAAQSALTESVHATHVSETDSGHGIQVEQPDLVSAAIDDVIEEARRGVTG from the coding sequence ATGCGCTTCAGGACACTCGCGGGCATCCTGGTGGTCGCCATCGCGTTGAGCGGTTGCAGCGCCGCCATGCCGGGCGCGCCTCTCGACCCGGCGGAACGATCGACACCGCCGAACGGCACCCGGTCCGGCCTGGTCACCATCGGTGGGGGTCGTGAGGTGTTCCTCTCGTGTCGCGGGTCGGGGTCGCCGACCGTCGTCTTCATTTCGGGCACGGGCGGCGGCGCCGACGAATGGAGCACCCTGCCGGGCGCGGGTGCCGATGCGCCGTCGAGTCCGCCGGAATCGACACACGCCGCCGTGCCGGTCTTCGCCGCCGTCGCCGAATCGACCAGGGTCTGCGCGTACGACCGTCCGGGCGTGGCCCTCGAGGACGGCTCGCCGACGACGACCACGCCAGTGCCTCAACCGACGACCGCCCAGCAGGGTGTCGACGACCTCGACGCGGTGCTCGCGGCCTCCGACGAGACCGGCCCGTTCGTCCTGGTCGGCGCCTCATGGGGCGGCCTCATCGCGCAGCTCTTCGCGCGCACGCATCCTGATGCGACGGTGGGTCTCGTTCTGGTTGACTCCGCATCGATCCATCTCGAGCAGACCCTCAGCCCCGAGCAGTGGCAGGCGTGGATGGCCGCCATCGAGGGCGCCCGCTCGGGTGATGCCGAGAGCCCGGCATACGAGCCGACGATGGTGGAGTTCCGCGGCGCCCGACCCTCGCCGTCGGTACCGGCCGTCGTCCTGTCGTCGGACGAGCCCTGGGACCTGCATGTGACACCGGGCGAGTCGACCTGGCCGGCCTGGCTGGCGGCGCAGTCCGCTCTCACCGAGTCCGTGCACGCCACGCACGTGAGCGAGACCGACAGCGGGCATGGCATCCAGGTCGAGCAGCCCGACCTCGTGAGCGCGGCGATCGACGACGTCATCGAAGAGGCCCGGAGGGGGGTGACCGGCTGA
- a CDS encoding YeiH family protein: MRERMPGLAVAASAAVVAWLVHLALPALPLLTAAVAIGIVVGQVPAVQRLLDGRLAPGLRTASRSLLRAGIVLLGLKLSLVDIADLGWVTIVTTVAVVVLTFVGTIGLGRALGLPGHQPLLVASGFAICGASAIGAMGSTVRARAEDQAVPVALVTLCGTLAIAVLPALWHPLGLSNVEFGHWVGAGVHDVGQVVATAQLGGQAALAIAVVVKLTRVLLLAPMVAVTAAVERRRHVSADGPRPPIVPLFIAGFLVAVLVASFLPVPTPVLEAADVVQTALLAMALFALGASIRFADLAATGWRALVVGLTSWVLVATLAYGAVLLG, encoded by the coding sequence ATGCGCGAACGGATGCCGGGACTCGCGGTCGCGGCATCCGCGGCCGTCGTCGCGTGGCTCGTGCACCTGGCGCTCCCGGCGCTGCCGCTGCTCACGGCCGCGGTCGCCATCGGCATCGTCGTCGGGCAGGTTCCCGCGGTGCAGCGCCTCCTCGACGGCAGGCTCGCTCCGGGCCTCCGCACCGCGTCACGCAGCCTGCTCCGCGCGGGCATCGTGCTGCTCGGCCTCAAGCTGAGCCTCGTCGACATCGCGGACCTCGGCTGGGTGACGATCGTCACGACGGTCGCGGTCGTGGTGCTCACCTTCGTCGGCACCATCGGGCTCGGGCGGGCGCTCGGACTCCCCGGCCACCAACCGCTCCTGGTCGCGAGCGGATTCGCGATCTGCGGCGCCTCCGCGATCGGGGCGATGGGCTCGACGGTGCGCGCCCGCGCCGAGGACCAGGCGGTGCCCGTGGCGCTCGTCACGCTGTGCGGCACCCTCGCGATCGCCGTGCTGCCCGCGCTGTGGCATCCGCTCGGCCTGTCGAACGTGGAGTTCGGTCACTGGGTCGGTGCGGGCGTGCACGACGTGGGACAGGTCGTGGCGACCGCCCAGCTCGGCGGCCAGGCGGCCCTCGCGATCGCGGTCGTCGTGAAGCTCACCCGCGTGCTGCTGCTCGCGCCGATGGTCGCGGTCACCGCGGCGGTCGAACGCCGCAGGCACGTGTCGGCCGACGGCCCGCGTCCCCCGATCGTGCCGCTCTTCATCGCGGGCTTCCTCGTGGCGGTGCTGGTCGCGTCGTTCCTGCCGGTGCCGACGCCCGTGCTCGAGGCGGCCGACGTCGTGCAGACCGCCCTGCTGGCGATGGCGCTCTTCGCACTGGGCGCCTCGATCCGCTTCGCCGACCTCGCGGCCACCGGGTGGCGGGCGCTGGTCGTCGGCCTCACGTCGTGGGTGCTCGTCGCGACGCTCGCGTACGGCGCGGTGCTGCTCGGCTGA
- a CDS encoding dolichyl-phosphate-mannose--protein mannosyltransferase — translation MTSGTDAAGDPDTGSVGTIDHEAEPERGHVVAPPVAPESTLAAGAEPQAQPEAEPGSEAAPESASDPAPEPEPRGTRLDDWWARTLSTPRRRALWYWGGPALVVLLAAVLRFWNLGHPQAIVFDETYYVKDAWTLLHHGYESTWPEGADEQFANGDTDTFTDAGSYVVHPPLGKWMIALGMGLVGGAESAFWWRATTALAGTAAVFILMMIARRLWPSTILAVIAGLLFAIDGNAIVMSRVALLDNWVMLFALLGFWFVLIDRTWARDRLQRGLDLARASGYEPHYGPALWARPWVIAAGAAFGATTAVKWSGLWFLAAFGVYLVIVDALARRRAGVPFWATAAILKQGPVTFLLYVPVAFVVYLSSWTGWLVTDGGYDRHWADDPANRASGVFSWVPLALQSLWHYHQSAYNYHVGVHAEHPWQSNPLTWLFMIRPTNMYFASTDDGSGGCGADTCWSSIMGIGNPLIWWAAAIACLYLVYRLIRYREWQVGLIMLGLGAGYLPWIMYLDRTVFQFYSIAFEPYMILALTAVAGLVLGSRDDVWWRRERGIATVGVYLVLAVLVSAFFYPLWTGMPITPDFRQLHFWLPSWG, via the coding sequence ATGACTTCAGGAACGGATGCCGCGGGCGACCCCGACACCGGGTCTGTCGGCACCATCGACCACGAGGCCGAGCCCGAGCGGGGGCACGTGGTCGCGCCACCGGTCGCACCCGAGTCCACGCTCGCGGCCGGGGCCGAGCCGCAGGCGCAGCCCGAGGCGGAACCCGGATCCGAGGCCGCGCCCGAGAGCGCATCGGATCCCGCGCCCGAACCCGAGCCGCGCGGCACCCGACTCGACGACTGGTGGGCGCGCACGCTCTCGACACCTCGTCGGCGGGCCCTCTGGTACTGGGGCGGCCCGGCGCTCGTCGTGCTGCTCGCGGCGGTGCTGCGCTTCTGGAACCTCGGGCACCCGCAGGCGATCGTCTTCGACGAGACGTACTACGTGAAGGACGCGTGGACGCTCCTGCACCACGGCTACGAGTCCACGTGGCCCGAGGGCGCCGACGAGCAGTTCGCGAACGGCGACACCGACACGTTCACCGACGCCGGGTCGTACGTCGTGCACCCGCCGCTCGGCAAGTGGATGATCGCGCTCGGCATGGGCCTCGTCGGCGGCGCGGAGAGCGCGTTCTGGTGGCGCGCGACGACCGCGCTCGCCGGCACGGCCGCGGTCTTCATCCTCATGATGATCGCGCGTCGCCTGTGGCCGTCGACGATCCTCGCGGTCATCGCGGGCCTGCTCTTCGCGATCGACGGCAACGCGATCGTGATGTCTCGCGTGGCCCTGCTCGACAACTGGGTCATGCTCTTCGCGCTGCTCGGGTTCTGGTTCGTGCTCATCGATCGCACGTGGGCGCGCGATCGCCTCCAGCGCGGGCTCGACCTGGCGCGCGCCTCGGGCTACGAGCCGCACTACGGCCCCGCGCTCTGGGCCAGGCCGTGGGTGATCGCCGCCGGAGCGGCGTTCGGCGCGACCACGGCCGTGAAGTGGTCGGGCCTGTGGTTCCTCGCGGCGTTCGGCGTCTACCTCGTCATCGTCGACGCGCTCGCCAGGCGCCGCGCCGGGGTGCCGTTCTGGGCGACCGCCGCCATCCTGAAGCAGGGTCCGGTGACCTTCCTGCTGTACGTGCCGGTCGCGTTCGTCGTGTACCTCTCCTCGTGGACGGGCTGGCTCGTCACCGACGGCGGGTACGACCGGCACTGGGCCGACGACCCGGCGAACCGCGCCTCGGGGGTCTTCTCGTGGGTGCCGCTCGCGCTGCAGAGCCTCTGGCACTACCACCAGTCGGCGTACAACTACCACGTCGGCGTGCACGCCGAGCACCCGTGGCAGTCGAATCCGCTCACCTGGCTGTTCATGATCCGGCCGACGAACATGTACTTCGCCTCGACCGACGACGGGTCGGGCGGCTGCGGCGCCGACACCTGCTGGTCGTCGATCATGGGCATCGGCAACCCGCTCATCTGGTGGGCGGCCGCGATCGCCTGCCTCTACCTCGTCTACCGGCTGATCCGCTACCGCGAGTGGCAGGTCGGGCTCATCATGCTCGGGCTCGGCGCCGGCTACCTGCCGTGGATCATGTACCTCGACCGCACGGTCTTCCAGTTCTACTCGATCGCGTTCGAGCCGTACATGATCCTCGCGCTCACCGCGGTCGCGGGGCTCGTGCTCGGCAGCCGCGACGACGTCTGGTGGCGCCGAGAACGCGGCATCGCCACCGTCGGCGTGTACCTCGTGCTCGCGGTGCTCGTCTCCGCGTTCTTCTATCCGCTCTGGACCGGCATGCCGATCACGCCCGATTTCCGGCAGCTGCACTTCTGGCTGCCGTCCTGGGGCTGA
- the rsmI gene encoding 16S rRNA (cytidine(1402)-2'-O)-methyltransferase: MIILAATPIGNLGDASVRLREALEEAKVVASEDTRVTQRLLAGLGIANRPRLIALHEHNERQKAAELVELARDTDLLVLSDAGMPTVSDPGFPLVQAAAAAGVEVTAIPGPSAVITALAVAGLPTDRFSFEGFLPRKAGDRSRRLAELAGDRRTLVFFEGPSRLAASLTALAEAFGADRRAAVCRELTKLHEEVRRGPLGELAEWAAAGVRGEICIVVAGAEERAADATTALDRVLGLAASGTRLKDAASLVAAETGLGKRDLYEAALAARSS, encoded by the coding sequence ATGATCATCCTCGCGGCGACGCCCATCGGAAACCTCGGCGATGCGTCGGTGCGCCTGCGCGAAGCGCTCGAGGAGGCGAAGGTCGTCGCGTCCGAGGACACGCGGGTCACCCAGCGACTGCTCGCGGGCCTCGGCATCGCGAATCGGCCGCGCCTGATCGCCCTGCACGAGCACAACGAACGGCAGAAGGCAGCGGAGCTCGTCGAGCTCGCGCGCGACACCGACCTGCTCGTGCTGAGCGACGCGGGCATGCCGACCGTCTCCGATCCGGGGTTCCCGCTCGTGCAGGCCGCGGCCGCCGCCGGCGTCGAGGTCACGGCGATCCCGGGTCCGAGCGCGGTCATCACGGCGCTCGCCGTGGCCGGCCTGCCGACCGACCGGTTCTCGTTCGAGGGCTTCCTGCCCCGCAAGGCCGGCGACCGGTCGCGCCGCCTCGCCGAACTCGCCGGCGACCGTCGAACGCTCGTGTTCTTCGAGGGCCCCTCGCGCCTGGCCGCGAGCCTCACGGCGCTCGCCGAGGCGTTCGGGGCCGACCGCCGGGCCGCCGTGTGCCGGGAGCTCACGAAGCTGCACGAGGAGGTGCGTCGCGGCCCGCTCGGCGAGCTGGCCGAATGGGCGGCCGCCGGCGTGCGCGGCGAGATCTGCATCGTCGTCGCCGGGGCCGAAGAACGGGCGGCGGATGCCACGACGGCCCTCGACCGCGTGCTCGGGCTCGCGGCATCGGGAACGCGACTGAAGGACGCCGCGTCGCTCGTGGCCGCCGAGACGGGCCTCGGCAAGCGCGATCTCTACGAGGCCGCGCTCGCCGCACGTTCGAGCTGA
- a CDS encoding NADP-dependent oxidoreductase yields MAHEVRFATFGGPEVLEIVEMPTPEPGEGEVLVEVYSAGLNPVESAIRRGEHPERWRVDPPSVQGRDLAGQVIAVGPGVSRFDRGDEVLGFVDRGAQATHVAVPEGNLIARPPALSWEVAGSLYTAGTTAWTVIEGLNLQPNDTVVVTAAAGGVGCLAAQLARLRGASVIGTAPDARFDFLRQFGVIPVAYGPDLAGRVRGLAPHPVSVFLDFLGGESGEAHALGVHPSRVFTLTDWDAVERDDAVRAGAGDVVALGRVAALVSARRIRLPIADVFPLDRVADAYRALEKREAPGKIVLGMRVVDYPNQRVGVPELKQQDVTLGVPTDHAHVDVEEAVPSAIGDGSVRRRRREAHERAEADALGRE; encoded by the coding sequence ATGGCCCACGAAGTCAGGTTCGCAACGTTCGGCGGTCCGGAGGTGCTCGAGATCGTCGAGATGCCGACGCCGGAGCCGGGTGAGGGCGAGGTGCTCGTCGAGGTGTACTCGGCGGGCCTGAATCCGGTCGAGAGCGCGATCCGTCGCGGTGAGCATCCCGAGCGGTGGCGTGTCGACCCGCCGTCGGTGCAGGGGCGCGACCTCGCCGGCCAGGTGATCGCCGTCGGCCCTGGCGTCTCCCGGTTCGACCGCGGCGACGAGGTGCTCGGGTTCGTCGATCGCGGCGCCCAAGCCACCCACGTGGCGGTGCCAGAGGGCAACCTCATCGCCCGCCCGCCCGCGCTGTCGTGGGAGGTCGCGGGTTCGCTCTACACCGCCGGCACCACGGCCTGGACGGTGATCGAGGGGCTGAACCTGCAGCCGAACGACACGGTCGTCGTGACCGCCGCCGCAGGTGGCGTCGGATGCCTCGCCGCGCAGCTCGCACGGCTCCGCGGCGCGAGCGTCATCGGCACGGCGCCCGACGCGCGCTTCGACTTCCTGCGCCAGTTCGGCGTGATCCCGGTTGCGTACGGGCCCGATCTCGCCGGGCGGGTGCGCGGCCTCGCCCCGCATCCGGTGAGCGTGTTCCTCGACTTCCTCGGCGGCGAGTCCGGCGAGGCGCACGCGCTCGGAGTGCATCCGTCGCGCGTCTTCACCCTGACCGACTGGGACGCCGTCGAACGCGACGACGCCGTGCGCGCCGGAGCCGGCGACGTGGTCGCGCTCGGGCGAGTGGCGGCGCTCGTCTCGGCCCGCCGCATCCGCCTGCCGATCGCCGACGTGTTCCCGCTCGATCGAGTGGCCGACGCCTACCGCGCGCTCGAGAAGCGCGAGGCCCCGGGCAAGATCGTGCTCGGCATGCGCGTGGTCGACTACCCGAACCAGCGGGTCGGCGTGCCGGAGCTGAAGCAGCAGGACGTCACGCTCGGCGTGCCGACCGATCACGCGCACGTCGACGTCGAGGAGGCCGTGCCGTCGGCGATCGGCGACGGCAGCGTGCGGCGTCGCCGACGCGAGGCGCACGAGCGTGCGGAGGCCGACGCGCTGGGCCGCGAGTAA
- the metG gene encoding methionine--tRNA ligase: protein MAEGSSFYVTTPIFYVNDVPHIGHAYTEVAADVLARWHRQAGEPTWMLTGTDEHGQKILRTATANGVTPKQWADKLVDEAWKPLLETVDIANDDFIRTTDVRHEENVQKFLQKLYDDGHIYTGEYEGYYCVGCEEYKQESDLVPGTGEYEGQLVCAIHSKPVELLHEKNYFFRTSAFAERLLALYEERPDFVQPESARNEVLGWVRSGLSDLSISRSTFDWGVKVPWDETHVVYVWFDALLNYITAVGYGQDDEEFASRWPAQHIVGKDILRFHAVIWPAMLMAAGLDVPRGVFGHGWLLVGGEKMSKSKLTGIAPEQITDTFGSDAFRYYFLRAIAFGQDGSFSWEDLSARYQAELANGFGNLASRVIAMITRYCEGVVPASTAPTEADDAIVAIEQRATDASWSAIDRIAIHEAIAAVWELVDALNGYITSEEPWVLAKDPANRARLETVLATAYHGLGTLAVLLSPVLPKATAKLWSSLGAPGTVQEQRIDRANEWVVGAQVAPLEALFPRIETAE from the coding sequence ATGGCCGAAGGCTCCTCGTTCTATGTCACCACGCCCATCTTCTACGTCAACGACGTTCCCCACATCGGGCACGCCTACACGGAGGTGGCCGCCGACGTGCTCGCGCGCTGGCACCGCCAGGCGGGCGAGCCCACGTGGATGCTCACGGGCACCGACGAGCACGGCCAGAAGATCCTGCGCACGGCGACCGCGAACGGCGTGACGCCGAAGCAGTGGGCCGACAAGCTCGTCGACGAGGCATGGAAGCCGCTCCTCGAGACCGTCGACATCGCCAACGACGACTTCATCCGCACGACCGACGTGCGCCACGAAGAGAACGTGCAGAAGTTCCTGCAGAAGCTCTACGACGACGGCCACATCTACACCGGCGAGTACGAGGGGTACTACTGCGTCGGCTGCGAGGAATACAAGCAGGAGTCCGACCTCGTGCCGGGCACCGGCGAGTACGAGGGCCAGCTCGTCTGCGCGATCCACTCCAAGCCCGTCGAGCTGCTGCACGAGAAGAACTACTTCTTCCGCACCTCGGCCTTCGCCGAGCGCCTGCTCGCGCTCTACGAGGAGCGCCCCGACTTCGTGCAGCCCGAGTCGGCGCGCAACGAGGTGCTCGGCTGGGTGCGCTCCGGACTCTCCGACCTGTCGATCTCGCGCTCGACGTTCGACTGGGGCGTGAAGGTGCCGTGGGACGAGACGCACGTCGTCTACGTCTGGTTCGACGCCCTGCTGAACTACATCACCGCCGTCGGCTATGGCCAGGACGACGAGGAGTTCGCGAGCCGCTGGCCCGCGCAGCACATCGTCGGCAAGGACATCCTCCGCTTCCACGCGGTGATCTGGCCGGCCATGCTCATGGCGGCGGGGCTCGACGTGCCCCGCGGCGTGTTCGGCCACGGCTGGCTCCTCGTCGGCGGCGAGAAGATGTCGAAGTCCAAGCTCACGGGCATCGCGCCCGAGCAGATCACCGACACGTTCGGCTCCGACGCGTTCCGCTACTACTTCCTGCGCGCGATCGCGTTCGGGCAAGACGGCTCGTTCTCGTGGGAGGACCTCTCGGCCCGCTACCAGGCCGAGCTCGCGAACGGCTTCGGCAACCTCGCCTCGCGCGTCATCGCGATGATCACGCGCTACTGCGAAGGCGTCGTGCCCGCGTCGACGGCCCCGACCGAGGCCGACGACGCGATCGTCGCGATCGAGCAGCGGGCGACGGATGCCTCGTGGTCGGCCATCGACCGCATCGCGATCCACGAGGCGATCGCCGCCGTGTGGGAGCTCGTCGACGCGCTGAACGGCTACATCACGAGCGAGGAGCCCTGGGTGCTCGCGAAGGATCCCGCGAACCGGGCCCGGCTCGAGACCGTGCTCGCGACCGCGTACCACGGGCTCGGCACGCTCGCCGTGCTGCTCTCGCCCGTGCTGCCCAAGGCCACGGCGAAGCTCTGGAGCTCGCTCGGCGCGCCCGGCACGGTGCAGGAGCAGCGCATCGACCGTGCGAACGAGTGGGTCGTCGGTGCGCAGGTCGCGCCGCTCGAGGCGCTGTTCCCGCGTATCGAAACGGCTGAATGA
- a CDS encoding TatD family hydrolase, translating into MSAEHLRTRNDGGRPVEYPPLPESLAIGVYDNHTHLEIADGALPLSVHEHLERAASVGVIGAVQVGTDVATSRWSADMAAREPRLLAAVALHPNEAPELEAAGTLDDALAVIDELAAQPRVRAVGETGLDFFRTEADGRPAQFRSFEAHIDIAKRHDVAMQIHDRDAHDDVVATLRRVGAPERTVFHCFSGGDELARLAASEGWYLSFAGNVTFKNAENLRDALRVAPRDRILVETDAPYLTPAPLRGRPNAPYLVPHTVRFMAEVLGADLDELCADLASNTRRVYGSWEDEARVGE; encoded by the coding sequence ATGAGCGCCGAGCACCTCCGCACCAGGAACGACGGCGGCCGACCCGTCGAGTACCCGCCGCTGCCCGAGTCGCTCGCGATCGGCGTCTACGACAACCACACGCACCTCGAGATCGCCGACGGCGCACTGCCGCTCAGCGTGCACGAGCACCTCGAGCGCGCGGCATCCGTCGGCGTGATCGGCGCGGTGCAGGTCGGCACGGATGTCGCGACGAGCCGTTGGTCGGCCGACATGGCCGCGCGCGAGCCGCGCCTGCTGGCCGCCGTGGCGCTGCACCCCAACGAGGCGCCGGAACTCGAGGCGGCCGGCACCCTCGATGACGCGCTCGCCGTGATCGACGAGCTCGCCGCGCAGCCGCGCGTGCGCGCCGTCGGTGAGACGGGGCTCGACTTCTTCCGCACCGAGGCCGACGGCCGGCCCGCGCAGTTCCGCTCCTTCGAGGCGCACATCGACATCGCCAAGCGGCACGACGTGGCCATGCAGATCCACGACCGCGATGCTCACGACGACGTCGTGGCGACCCTGCGGCGCGTCGGCGCGCCCGAGCGCACGGTGTTCCACTGCTTCTCGGGCGGCGACGAGCTGGCGCGGCTCGCGGCATCCGAGGGCTGGTACCTCTCGTTCGCGGGCAACGTGACGTTCAAGAACGCCGAGAACCTCCGCGATGCGCTGCGGGTCGCGCCGCGCGATCGCATCCTCGTCGAGACGGATGCCCCGTACCTGACGCCCGCGCCGCTGCGCGGACGTCCGAACGCGCCCTACCTCGTGCCGCACACGGTCAGGTTCATGGCCGAGGTGCTCGGAGCCGACCTCGACGAGCTCTGCGCCGATCTCGCGTCGAACACGCGACGCGTGTACGGCTCATGGGAGGATGAGGCCCGTGTGGGGGAGTGA
- the rsmA gene encoding 16S rRNA (adenine(1518)-N(6)/adenine(1519)-N(6))-dimethyltransferase RsmA: MARLLGPAEIRDLAELLEVTPTKKLGQNFVHDGNTVRRIVQVAGVQSGETVLEIGPGLGSLTLGLLEAGADVIAVEIDKRLAAQLPHTASVMQPGTQLTVVTQDALRVTELPGEPVRLVANLPYNISVPVLLHLLEHFASLRSGIVMVQAEVGHRLAAEPGSKVYGAPSLKAAWYGDWRTAGQVSRMVFWPVPNVDSVLVGFERGTEPGTIEERRATFALIDAAFQQRRKMLRQSLSGVFGGSAAAASEVLERAGVSPESRGEQLVIEDFLRIARAAGEA; this comes from the coding sequence ATCGCGCGCCTGCTCGGGCCCGCCGAGATCCGCGACCTCGCAGAGCTGCTCGAGGTGACGCCGACCAAGAAGCTCGGCCAGAACTTCGTGCACGACGGCAACACCGTTCGCCGCATCGTGCAGGTCGCCGGCGTGCAGTCGGGTGAGACCGTGCTCGAGATCGGGCCCGGGCTCGGGTCGCTGACCCTCGGGCTGCTCGAGGCGGGCGCCGACGTGATCGCGGTCGAGATCGACAAGCGCCTCGCCGCCCAGCTGCCGCACACCGCCAGCGTCATGCAGCCGGGCACGCAGCTCACGGTCGTCACGCAAGACGCGCTGCGCGTGACCGAGCTGCCGGGCGAACCGGTGCGGCTCGTCGCGAACCTGCCCTACAACATCTCCGTCCCGGTGCTGCTGCACCTGCTCGAGCACTTCGCCTCGCTGCGGTCGGGCATCGTCATGGTGCAGGCCGAGGTCGGGCATCGCCTCGCGGCCGAACCCGGATCGAAGGTCTACGGCGCGCCGAGCCTCAAGGCCGCCTGGTACGGCGACTGGCGCACGGCCGGCCAGGTGTCGCGCATGGTCTTCTGGCCCGTTCCGAACGTCGATTCCGTGCTCGTCGGATTCGAGCGCGGCACCGAGCCCGGCACGATCGAGGAGCGCCGGGCGACGTTCGCGCTCATCGACGCGGCGTTCCAGCAGCGCCGCAAGATGCTCCGCCAGTCGCTCTCCGGGGTGTTCGGCGGGTCGGCCGCGGCCGCGAGCGAGGTGCTCGAGCGCGCCGGCGTCTCGCCCGAGTCGCGCGGCGAGCAGCTCGTGATCGAGGACTTCCTGCGCATCGCCAGGGCCGCCGGAGAAGCGTGA